A single window of Watersipora subatra chromosome 9, tzWatSuba1.1, whole genome shotgun sequence DNA harbors:
- the LOC137404627 gene encoding caprin homolog, whose product MKLSTLFMLVVLVVLALYACSSEAQRRNGGNQSEIGRRMRRRNNGRRNRDGSGRRRRNNNRRRNNRRRINNPNSGTGAFGGQNSADEIFGQGSGSNVFGQGSGSDVFGQRSGSDVFGQGSGGDVFGQGSSRNANGNLGLGFLNELGITLSPEIIEKIEEARQQQEEEKRAEERAAKRAEAEGNEPEELSEPTTEPAPLTPEEEETLRNL is encoded by the exons ATGAAGCTTTCCACTCTGTTCATGCTTGTTGTACTTGTGGTGCTCGCTCTCTACGCCTGCAGCTCTGAGGCTCAGAGACGAAAC GGTGGCAATCAGAGTGAAATAGGAAGACGCATGAGGAGGAGGAACAATGGCCGTCGAAACCGAGATGGATCTGGAAGAAGACGAAG GAATAATAATAGACGCAGAAACAACAGAAGGCGAATAAACAACCCAAACAGCGGTACAGGTGCTTTTGGTGGGCAAAACTCTGCAGATGAGATCTTTGGCCAAGGAAGTGGAAGCAATGTCTTTGGCCAAGGAAGTGGAAGCGATGTCTTTGGCCAACGAAGTGGAAGCGATGTCTTTGGGCAAGGAAGTGGAGGAGATGTCTTTGGCCAAGGAAGTAGCAGAAATGCCAATGGTAATCTTGGGCTAGGATTCTTAAATGAATTGGGCATAACCTTGTCGCCAGAAATTATAGAGAAGATCGAAGAGGCACGGCAGCAACAAGAAGAGGAGAAAAGAGCTGAAGAAAGGGCTGCCAAGAGAGCTGAAGCGGAAGGCAATGAGCCAGAAGAATTGAGTGAGCCTACCACAGAACCTGCTCCACTGACACCAGAAGAGGAAGAAACCTTACGGAATCTATAA
- the LOC137405226 gene encoding EF-hand calcium-binding domain-containing protein 6-like, with protein MAAVASLKQMPVKLPKIPVSHSGQVKSDNANELAVESTPVAPYVEPTQSRVSHSASLPFVRMSLNGSPTKQKPRMAVTRSLTSIGSNEASRGERSMLKSSWLKANDIKNPFKYTVEELHEIVQDKISSGFYGLKHLFKSHTANGNGLVSRLTLHHDQYVSFEMFISKFPDNEAVKKEWLKPIQKAKAAHEAISYPEQHYRNANTKRVVRNNIAPASFFMLFLKEFVKKRKFMPEFHMPEAVRNGKEEMLRVHLRRIITSLSGYDINELEMDKLWLRFDTRGVGSVPCEDFYKIIGYSTVVDTSLIPLRPCSQLTPPNKQSSEEKCRPATDMGVVSFYEINEDKATVANPSLPVKRTNKIAKKLKRLNSVIEELIYNLSLPAVNLEAAFKEFDILSDNFVSKVDFRRVLSQFGFPIGALDLETFLARTNLRVMNDLIEYKEFIQRFTNREDFGMVNKVVNDSQHLFNRRPGERLTKEGSGIEGWSAEELEAGLVEHFMGSYIQLLLSLRNLDPKMTRLLSEEEVRPLLEKILGREFQRGEWKYLLSMVGLSKEGLIPYENVIAIINNRRPTWNETNKLGHQVIVIQRPATTVELERLRESKEETMRTHISPLDHLRSLDDMSVAIRELLKTRFQALDYAYRLQDRKMTGRLDKVMLGRILKECGLDFQPKEMDKLWGTFALAPDGLYTWGKFCQRYVSDTGKLQQASELDTLTSAEDMKQVAGRPLASQAASRASTRAKLTDPVLIKLRPQILNHYEPVEALFHSLDSQGRGHVTVDEAIEAFKVLKIQISAEEKHHLLQLFDLEQSSKFHYKPFLAVYKPRSSSRQCATTGSVKQPAAAVRPSTRMLNNRLVQQLQGRVPEMRRQFKKSDPLGQGVLSMTDFRACLEQLGVTCGGDDGFSEVTSLFDHSLKGQINYEEFSSLCR; from the exons ATGGCTGCTGTGGCGAGTTTGAAGCAAATGCCT GTCAAATTACCCAAGATTCCTGTCAGTCACTCTGGTCAAGTCAAAAGTGACAATGCCAATGAGCTGGCTGTTGAATCTACACCAGTTGCTCCTTATGTTGAACCCACACAGAGCAGGGTGTCACATTCAGCCAGCCTTCCTTTCGTCCGCATGTCTCTGAATGGATCACCAACTAAACAGAAACCTAGAATGGCCGTAACCAGGTCTCTGACAAGCA ttgGCTCCAATGAAGCGTCTAGAGGAGAGAGATCAATGCTGAAGAGTTCTTGGCTAAAAGCTAACGATATCAAGAACCCATTTAAGTACACAGTAGAGGAG CTGCATGAAATAGTGCAAGACAAGATCTCTTCTGGATTTTATGGTCTAAAACATCTATTCAAGTCTCACACAGCCAATGGAAACGGACTCGTCTCAAG GCTAACTCTTCATCATGATCAGTATGTATCTTTCGAGATGTTCATATCAAAGTTTCCTGACAATGAG GCTGTAAAGAAGGAATGGCTGAAACCAATACAGAAAGCAAAGGCAGCGCATGAGGCTATTAGCTACCCTGAACAACACTATCGCAATGCAAACACAAAGCGTGTTGTGCGAAACAATATTGCTCCCGCTTCATTCTTCATGCTCTTTCTTAAGGAGTTTGTTAAGAAAAG AAAGTTCATGCCAGAATTTCACATGCCTGAGGCTGTCAGGAATGGGAAAGAAGAGATGCTTCGTGTGCATTTAAGGAGAATAATAACAAGCCTCTCAGGCTATGATATCAACGAACTGGAAATGGACAAGCTCTGGCTCAG GTTTGATACGCGAGGAGTTGGTTCTGTACCGTGTGAGGATTTCTACAAGATCATAGGCTATAGCACAGTAGTGGACACTTCACTCATTCCATTGAGGCCTTGCTCTCAGCTGACTCCACCTAACAAACAGTCTTCTGAAGAAAAATGTCGGCCTGCCACTGATATGGGAGTTGTCTCATTTTATGAGATCAATGAAGACAAGGCAACTGTTGCCAATCCATCATTACCTGTGAAACGAACCAATAAGATTGCAAAG AAGCTGAAAAGACTCAACAGTGTTATTGAAGAGCTCATCTACAACTTGTCTTTGCCCGCTGTCAACCTTGAGGCAGCGTTTAAAGAGTTTGACATCCTCTCTGATAACTTTGTATCCAAAGTGGATTTTCGGCGCGTGTTGAGCCAGTTTGGATTTCCCATCGGTGCCCTTGACCTAGAGACATTTCTTGCAAG GACTAACTTGAGAGTGATGAATGACCTCATCGAGTACAAAGAGTTTATACAGAGGTTCACCAACAGGGAGGACTTTGGCATGGTCAACAAGGTTGTCAATGACTCTCAGCACCT GTTCAACAGACGGCCAGGTGAAAGGCTGACTAAGGAGGGATCAGGTATCGAGGGCTGGTCTGCTGAAGAGCTGGAGGCTGGTCTTGTTGAACACTTTATGGGCTCTTACATTCAGTTGCTGCTTTCGCTAAG AAACCTTGATCCTAAAATGACTCGATTGCTGTCAGAGGAGGAGGTAAGGCCATTGCTTGAGAAAATACTTGGTAGAGAGTTCCAGCGCGGTGAATGGAAGTACCTTCTCTCCATGGTTGGACTGTCAAAGGAAGGGCTCATTCCTTATGAGAATGTCATTGCCATCATCAACAATAG ACGGCCCACTTGGAATGAGACGAATAAACTAGGACACCAGGTTATAGTGATACAAAGACCCGCTACTACTGTTGAGCTTGAGAGGCTGAGAGAAAGTAAAGAGGAAACCATGCGCACTCACATCTCTCCCCTTGACCACCTTCGGTCACTGGATGAT ATGTCTGTGGCGATTCGAGAATTGCTCAAGACAAGGTTTCAAGCGTTGGACTACGCCTACAGACTCCAAGATAGGAAAATGACAGGTCGGCTAGATAAAGTAATGTTAGGCAGGATTCTCAAAGA ATGTGGCCTAGACTTTCAACCAAAGGAAATGGATAAACTGTGGGGAACATTCGCTCTTGCTCCTGATGGTCTGTACACGTGGGGCAAGTTCTGTCAGAGATATGTTAGTGACACTGGAAAGTTACAGCAGGCCAGTGAACTGGATACTTTGACCTCCGCAGAAGATATGAAGCAAGTTGCTG GTCGACCTTTGGCCTCTCAAGCAGCTAGCCGAGCAAGCACAAGGGCAAAGCTAACAGATCCAGTTCTTATAAAGCTCAGACCTCAG ATCTTAAACCACTATGAGCCCGTTGAGGCGCTATTCCACTCCCTAGACAGCCAAGGTCGAGGTCATGTCACTGTAGATGAAGCCATTGAGGCATTTAAAGTTCTTAAAATACAAATTTCAGCTGAGGAGAAACATCACCTGTTACAACTGTTTGACCTTGAACAGTCTTCTAA atTTCACTACAAACCCTTCCTAGCAGTGTACAAACCAAGATCATCTTCCAGACAATGTGCTACGACAGGTTCAGTAAAACAACCTGCTGCAGCTGTCAGGCCAAGCACTAGAATGTTGAACAATCGACTAGTACAACAG CTACAAGGAAGAGTACCGGAAATGAGAAGGCAGTTCAAAAAATCTGACCCCCTTGGTCAGGGCGtcttgtctatgactgactttAGGGCGTGCCTTGAACAGCTCGGTGTGACCTGCGGCGGGGATGATGGCTTTAGCGAGGTCACCAGCCTGTTCGACCACTCCTTGAAAGGTCAAATCAATTATGAGGAGTTCAGCTCACTCTGCCGCTAG